One Dromiciops gliroides isolate mDroGli1 chromosome 3, mDroGli1.pri, whole genome shotgun sequence DNA segment encodes these proteins:
- the FXYD1 gene encoding phospholemman isoform X2 encodes MEPLTQLLLVCIALISTAKAEAPKERDPFTYDYQSLRIGGLVFAGILFILGILIILSRKCRCKFNQQQKTGEPDEEEGTFRSSIRRLSSRRR; translated from the exons ATGGAGCCCCTCACCCAGCTCCTGCTCGTCTGCATAGCGCTGATCTCAACAGCCAAGGCTG AAgctccaaaggaaagagacccaTTCACATATG aCTACCAGTCCCTGAGGATTGGAGGGCTAGTTTTTGCTGGCATCCTCTTCATCCTTGGCATCCTCATTATCCTCA GCCGGAAATGTCGCTGCAAATTCAACCAACAGCAAAA AACTGGGGAACCCGATGAAGAAGAGGGTACTTTCCGCAGTTCCATCCGCC GCCTCTCCAGCAGAAGGCGGTAG
- the FXYD1 gene encoding phospholemman isoform X1 → MEAQAQPPPLLSQSQQPFGKRTMEPLTQLLLVCIALISTAKAEAPKERDPFTYDYQSLRIGGLVFAGILFILGILIILSRKCRCKFNQQQKTGEPDEEEGTFRSSIRRLSSRRR, encoded by the exons ATGGAGGCCCAGGCGCAGCCACCACCTCTGCTCTCTCAATCCCAGCAGCCttttgggaagag AACAATGGAGCCCCTCACCCAGCTCCTGCTCGTCTGCATAGCGCTGATCTCAACAGCCAAGGCTG AAgctccaaaggaaagagacccaTTCACATATG aCTACCAGTCCCTGAGGATTGGAGGGCTAGTTTTTGCTGGCATCCTCTTCATCCTTGGCATCCTCATTATCCTCA GCCGGAAATGTCGCTGCAAATTCAACCAACAGCAAAA AACTGGGGAACCCGATGAAGAAGAGGGTACTTTCCGCAGTTCCATCCGCC GCCTCTCCAGCAGAAGGCGGTAG
- the LGI4 gene encoding leucine-rich repeat LGI family member 4 isoform X3 encodes MLCSSPPVEHLASFNTWLKSGSCRRLLLVFPCARSFSRSLVRSEVTRLTSGSFLEIPSLHLLLFTANTFSVIGDDAFAGLSYLRYLFIEDNHISFISKNALRGLRSLTHLSLANNHLQTLPKFLFRGLETLSHVDLRGNPFLCDCRLLWLVLWLPRVNASVGAGSCAGPTPLADRQLQHLDPDAFHCRTVELSWFQTLGEPALGVETFSYLGEPHVVLAQPFAGKCLFLVWDYMLQRFRPDGEIPAPSVVACKPLVLGSRLFVLVARLWGGSQLWSRPSRGLRLSPSQALAPELLLKPNDAELLWLDGEPCFVVAEVSKAGRTTLLCRDGPGHGFYTRQSLHAWHRDTDAEPLELAGEPHLLLASASQRPVLYRWQHGRFSRRTDVPEAEDVYATRHFQVGGDVLVCLTRYLGDSMVMRWDGSMFRLLQALPSRGSLIFQPLIIAGDQLALLGSDFTYSLVFQYEREAGLLKLLQELGPPVPSAPRAFSLVSVAGRRFLFTANFKGPTQVYQHLIHDLSA; translated from the exons ATGCTCTGCTCATCTCCACCTGTGGAacacctggcttccttcaacacTTGGCTGAAGAGTGGCTCCTGTAGGAGACTTCTCCTGGTCTTTCCATGTGCTAGGAGTTTCTCAAG GTCTTTGGTAAGATCTGAAGTGACTCGACTTACCTCTGGCAGCTTCCTGGAGATCCCCTCCCTGCACCTTCT TCTCTTCACAGCCAACACCTTCTCTGTGATTGGAGATGACGCTTTTGCTGGCCTCTCCTATCTCCGGTATCT gtTCATTGAGGACAATCACATCAGCTTCATCTCCAAGAATGCCCTCCGGGGGCTGAGATCCCTCACACACCT GAGTTTGGCCAATAACCATTTACAGACACTACCCAAGTTCCTGTTCCGAGGCCTGGAGACCCTGAGTCACGT GGATCTCCGGGGAAACCCATTCCTCTGTGACTGCCGCCTGCTGTGGCTGGTCCTGTGGCTGCCCCGAGTGAATGCCAGTGTGGGAGCTGGATCCTGTGCAGGGCCCACTCCCTTAGCCGACAGGCAGCTCCAACATCTGGATCCCGATGCCTTCCACTGCCGGACTGTCG AGCTTTCCTGGTTCCAGACCCTTGGGGAACCAGCACTTGGTGTGGAAACCTTCTCCTACCTGGGGGAGCCGCACGTGGTCCTGGCCCAGCCCTTTGCGGGCAAATGCCTCTTTCTGGTCTGGGATTATATGCTGCAGCGCTTCCGACCTGATGGAGAAATCCCGG CGCCGTCGGTGGTGGCCTGTAAGCCCCTGGTGCTAGGCTCGCGGCTCTTCGTGCTGGTGGCCCGGCTGTGGGGGGGATCCCAGCTGTGGTCCCGCCCGAGCCGGGGGCTGCGTCTGTCGCCGTCCCAGGCCCTGGCCCCGGAGCTGCTGCTGAAGCCCAATGACGCGGAGCTGCTGTGGCTGGACGGGGAGCCGTGCTTCGTGGTGGCCGAGGTGTCCAAGGCCGGCCGCACCACTCTGCTGTGCCGCGACGGGCCGGGCCACGGCTTCTACACGCGCCAGAGCCTGCACGCGTGGCACCGAGACACGGACGCCGAGCCCCTGGAGCTGGCCGGGGAGCCGCACCTGCTGCTGGCCTCGGCGTCGCAGAGGCCGGTGCTCTACCGCTGGCAGCACGGCCGCTTCTCACGGCGCACCGACGTGCCCGAGGCCGAGGACGTCTATGCCACCCGCCACTTCCAGGTGGGCGGAGACGTGCTGGTGTGCCTCACCCGCTACCTGGGCGACTCCATG GTGATGCGCTGGGATGGGTCTATGTTCCGTCTGCTTCAGGCGCTGCCATCCCGTGGCTCCCTCATCTTCCAGCCATTGATCATTGCTGGGGACCAGCTAGCCCTGCTAGGTAGCGACTTCACCTATAGCCTGGTATTCCAGTATGAGAGAGAGGCGGGGCTTCTGAAGCTGCTGCAGGAGCTGGGGCCCCCGGTGCCCTCTGCTCCCCGGGCCTTCTCCTTGGTTTCTGTGGCTGGCCGAAGGTTCCTCTTCACCGCCAACTTCAAGGGCCCCACCCAGGTCTACCAGCATCTCATCCACGACCTCAGTGCCTGA
- the LGI4 gene encoding leucine-rich repeat LGI family member 4 isoform X4 has translation MGGLELARQMLLLLLLGAAGTAWEPHKGKCPPSCSCTKDSALCNGSPRVPEGFPPTLLSLSLVRSEVTRLTSGSFLEIPSLHLLLFTANTFSVIGDDAFAGLSYLRDLRGNPFLCDCRLLWLVLWLPRVNASVGAGSCAGPTPLADRQLQHLDPDAFHCRTVELSWFQTLGEPALGVETFSYLGEPHVVLAQPFAGKCLFLVWDYMLQRFRPDGEIPAPSVVACKPLVLGSRLFVLVARLWGGSQLWSRPSRGLRLSPSQALAPELLLKPNDAELLWLDGEPCFVVAEVSKAGRTTLLCRDGPGHGFYTRQSLHAWHRDTDAEPLELAGEPHLLLASASQRPVLYRWQHGRFSRRTDVPEAEDVYATRHFQVGGDVLVCLTRYLGDSMVMRWDGSMFRLLQALPSRGSLIFQPLIIAGDQLALLGSDFTYSLVFQYEREAGLLKLLQELGPPVPSAPRAFSLVSVAGRRFLFTANFKGPTQVYQHLIHDLSA, from the exons ATGGGGGGGCTGGAATTAGCCAGGCAgatgctgctcctgctgctgttAGGGGCGGCAGGGACAGCCTGGGAACCACACAAGGGGAAGTGCCCCCCAAGTTGTTCCTGTACCAAAGATAGTGCCCTGTGCAACGGCTCCCCCCGAGTGCCTGAAGGCTTCCCCCCTACCCTGCTGTCCCT GTCTTTGGTAAGATCTGAAGTGACTCGACTTACCTCTGGCAGCTTCCTGGAGATCCCCTCCCTGCACCTTCT TCTCTTCACAGCCAACACCTTCTCTGTGATTGGAGATGACGCTTTTGCTGGCCTCTCCTATCTCCG GGATCTCCGGGGAAACCCATTCCTCTGTGACTGCCGCCTGCTGTGGCTGGTCCTGTGGCTGCCCCGAGTGAATGCCAGTGTGGGAGCTGGATCCTGTGCAGGGCCCACTCCCTTAGCCGACAGGCAGCTCCAACATCTGGATCCCGATGCCTTCCACTGCCGGACTGTCG AGCTTTCCTGGTTCCAGACCCTTGGGGAACCAGCACTTGGTGTGGAAACCTTCTCCTACCTGGGGGAGCCGCACGTGGTCCTGGCCCAGCCCTTTGCGGGCAAATGCCTCTTTCTGGTCTGGGATTATATGCTGCAGCGCTTCCGACCTGATGGAGAAATCCCGG CGCCGTCGGTGGTGGCCTGTAAGCCCCTGGTGCTAGGCTCGCGGCTCTTCGTGCTGGTGGCCCGGCTGTGGGGGGGATCCCAGCTGTGGTCCCGCCCGAGCCGGGGGCTGCGTCTGTCGCCGTCCCAGGCCCTGGCCCCGGAGCTGCTGCTGAAGCCCAATGACGCGGAGCTGCTGTGGCTGGACGGGGAGCCGTGCTTCGTGGTGGCCGAGGTGTCCAAGGCCGGCCGCACCACTCTGCTGTGCCGCGACGGGCCGGGCCACGGCTTCTACACGCGCCAGAGCCTGCACGCGTGGCACCGAGACACGGACGCCGAGCCCCTGGAGCTGGCCGGGGAGCCGCACCTGCTGCTGGCCTCGGCGTCGCAGAGGCCGGTGCTCTACCGCTGGCAGCACGGCCGCTTCTCACGGCGCACCGACGTGCCCGAGGCCGAGGACGTCTATGCCACCCGCCACTTCCAGGTGGGCGGAGACGTGCTGGTGTGCCTCACCCGCTACCTGGGCGACTCCATG GTGATGCGCTGGGATGGGTCTATGTTCCGTCTGCTTCAGGCGCTGCCATCCCGTGGCTCCCTCATCTTCCAGCCATTGATCATTGCTGGGGACCAGCTAGCCCTGCTAGGTAGCGACTTCACCTATAGCCTGGTATTCCAGTATGAGAGAGAGGCGGGGCTTCTGAAGCTGCTGCAGGAGCTGGGGCCCCCGGTGCCCTCTGCTCCCCGGGCCTTCTCCTTGGTTTCTGTGGCTGGCCGAAGGTTCCTCTTCACCGCCAACTTCAAGGGCCCCACCCAGGTCTACCAGCATCTCATCCACGACCTCAGTGCCTGA
- the LGI4 gene encoding leucine-rich repeat LGI family member 4 isoform X2 has protein sequence MGGLELARQMLLLLLLGAAGTAWEPHKGKCPPSCSCTKDSALCNGSPRVPEGFPPTLLSLSLVRSEVTRLTSGSFLEIPSLHLLLFTANTFSVIGDDAFAGLSYLRFIEDNHISFISKNALRGLRSLTHLSLANNHLQTLPKFLFRGLETLSHVDLRGNPFLCDCRLLWLVLWLPRVNASVGAGSCAGPTPLADRQLQHLDPDAFHCRTVELSWFQTLGEPALGVETFSYLGEPHVVLAQPFAGKCLFLVWDYMLQRFRPDGEIPAPSVVACKPLVLGSRLFVLVARLWGGSQLWSRPSRGLRLSPSQALAPELLLKPNDAELLWLDGEPCFVVAEVSKAGRTTLLCRDGPGHGFYTRQSLHAWHRDTDAEPLELAGEPHLLLASASQRPVLYRWQHGRFSRRTDVPEAEDVYATRHFQVGGDVLVCLTRYLGDSMVMRWDGSMFRLLQALPSRGSLIFQPLIIAGDQLALLGSDFTYSLVFQYEREAGLLKLLQELGPPVPSAPRAFSLVSVAGRRFLFTANFKGPTQVYQHLIHDLSA, from the exons ATGGGGGGGCTGGAATTAGCCAGGCAgatgctgctcctgctgctgttAGGGGCGGCAGGGACAGCCTGGGAACCACACAAGGGGAAGTGCCCCCCAAGTTGTTCCTGTACCAAAGATAGTGCCCTGTGCAACGGCTCCCCCCGAGTGCCTGAAGGCTTCCCCCCTACCCTGCTGTCCCT GTCTTTGGTAAGATCTGAAGTGACTCGACTTACCTCTGGCAGCTTCCTGGAGATCCCCTCCCTGCACCTTCT TCTCTTCACAGCCAACACCTTCTCTGTGATTGGAGATGACGCTTTTGCTGGCCTCTCCTATCTCCG gtTCATTGAGGACAATCACATCAGCTTCATCTCCAAGAATGCCCTCCGGGGGCTGAGATCCCTCACACACCT GAGTTTGGCCAATAACCATTTACAGACACTACCCAAGTTCCTGTTCCGAGGCCTGGAGACCCTGAGTCACGT GGATCTCCGGGGAAACCCATTCCTCTGTGACTGCCGCCTGCTGTGGCTGGTCCTGTGGCTGCCCCGAGTGAATGCCAGTGTGGGAGCTGGATCCTGTGCAGGGCCCACTCCCTTAGCCGACAGGCAGCTCCAACATCTGGATCCCGATGCCTTCCACTGCCGGACTGTCG AGCTTTCCTGGTTCCAGACCCTTGGGGAACCAGCACTTGGTGTGGAAACCTTCTCCTACCTGGGGGAGCCGCACGTGGTCCTGGCCCAGCCCTTTGCGGGCAAATGCCTCTTTCTGGTCTGGGATTATATGCTGCAGCGCTTCCGACCTGATGGAGAAATCCCGG CGCCGTCGGTGGTGGCCTGTAAGCCCCTGGTGCTAGGCTCGCGGCTCTTCGTGCTGGTGGCCCGGCTGTGGGGGGGATCCCAGCTGTGGTCCCGCCCGAGCCGGGGGCTGCGTCTGTCGCCGTCCCAGGCCCTGGCCCCGGAGCTGCTGCTGAAGCCCAATGACGCGGAGCTGCTGTGGCTGGACGGGGAGCCGTGCTTCGTGGTGGCCGAGGTGTCCAAGGCCGGCCGCACCACTCTGCTGTGCCGCGACGGGCCGGGCCACGGCTTCTACACGCGCCAGAGCCTGCACGCGTGGCACCGAGACACGGACGCCGAGCCCCTGGAGCTGGCCGGGGAGCCGCACCTGCTGCTGGCCTCGGCGTCGCAGAGGCCGGTGCTCTACCGCTGGCAGCACGGCCGCTTCTCACGGCGCACCGACGTGCCCGAGGCCGAGGACGTCTATGCCACCCGCCACTTCCAGGTGGGCGGAGACGTGCTGGTGTGCCTCACCCGCTACCTGGGCGACTCCATG GTGATGCGCTGGGATGGGTCTATGTTCCGTCTGCTTCAGGCGCTGCCATCCCGTGGCTCCCTCATCTTCCAGCCATTGATCATTGCTGGGGACCAGCTAGCCCTGCTAGGTAGCGACTTCACCTATAGCCTGGTATTCCAGTATGAGAGAGAGGCGGGGCTTCTGAAGCTGCTGCAGGAGCTGGGGCCCCCGGTGCCCTCTGCTCCCCGGGCCTTCTCCTTGGTTTCTGTGGCTGGCCGAAGGTTCCTCTTCACCGCCAACTTCAAGGGCCCCACCCAGGTCTACCAGCATCTCATCCACGACCTCAGTGCCTGA
- the LGI4 gene encoding leucine-rich repeat LGI family member 4 isoform X1, with protein MGGLELARQMLLLLLLGAAGTAWEPHKGKCPPSCSCTKDSALCNGSPRVPEGFPPTLLSLSLVRSEVTRLTSGSFLEIPSLHLLLFTANTFSVIGDDAFAGLSYLRYLFIEDNHISFISKNALRGLRSLTHLSLANNHLQTLPKFLFRGLETLSHVDLRGNPFLCDCRLLWLVLWLPRVNASVGAGSCAGPTPLADRQLQHLDPDAFHCRTVELSWFQTLGEPALGVETFSYLGEPHVVLAQPFAGKCLFLVWDYMLQRFRPDGEIPAPSVVACKPLVLGSRLFVLVARLWGGSQLWSRPSRGLRLSPSQALAPELLLKPNDAELLWLDGEPCFVVAEVSKAGRTTLLCRDGPGHGFYTRQSLHAWHRDTDAEPLELAGEPHLLLASASQRPVLYRWQHGRFSRRTDVPEAEDVYATRHFQVGGDVLVCLTRYLGDSMVMRWDGSMFRLLQALPSRGSLIFQPLIIAGDQLALLGSDFTYSLVFQYEREAGLLKLLQELGPPVPSAPRAFSLVSVAGRRFLFTANFKGPTQVYQHLIHDLSA; from the exons ATGGGGGGGCTGGAATTAGCCAGGCAgatgctgctcctgctgctgttAGGGGCGGCAGGGACAGCCTGGGAACCACACAAGGGGAAGTGCCCCCCAAGTTGTTCCTGTACCAAAGATAGTGCCCTGTGCAACGGCTCCCCCCGAGTGCCTGAAGGCTTCCCCCCTACCCTGCTGTCCCT GTCTTTGGTAAGATCTGAAGTGACTCGACTTACCTCTGGCAGCTTCCTGGAGATCCCCTCCCTGCACCTTCT TCTCTTCACAGCCAACACCTTCTCTGTGATTGGAGATGACGCTTTTGCTGGCCTCTCCTATCTCCGGTATCT gtTCATTGAGGACAATCACATCAGCTTCATCTCCAAGAATGCCCTCCGGGGGCTGAGATCCCTCACACACCT GAGTTTGGCCAATAACCATTTACAGACACTACCCAAGTTCCTGTTCCGAGGCCTGGAGACCCTGAGTCACGT GGATCTCCGGGGAAACCCATTCCTCTGTGACTGCCGCCTGCTGTGGCTGGTCCTGTGGCTGCCCCGAGTGAATGCCAGTGTGGGAGCTGGATCCTGTGCAGGGCCCACTCCCTTAGCCGACAGGCAGCTCCAACATCTGGATCCCGATGCCTTCCACTGCCGGACTGTCG AGCTTTCCTGGTTCCAGACCCTTGGGGAACCAGCACTTGGTGTGGAAACCTTCTCCTACCTGGGGGAGCCGCACGTGGTCCTGGCCCAGCCCTTTGCGGGCAAATGCCTCTTTCTGGTCTGGGATTATATGCTGCAGCGCTTCCGACCTGATGGAGAAATCCCGG CGCCGTCGGTGGTGGCCTGTAAGCCCCTGGTGCTAGGCTCGCGGCTCTTCGTGCTGGTGGCCCGGCTGTGGGGGGGATCCCAGCTGTGGTCCCGCCCGAGCCGGGGGCTGCGTCTGTCGCCGTCCCAGGCCCTGGCCCCGGAGCTGCTGCTGAAGCCCAATGACGCGGAGCTGCTGTGGCTGGACGGGGAGCCGTGCTTCGTGGTGGCCGAGGTGTCCAAGGCCGGCCGCACCACTCTGCTGTGCCGCGACGGGCCGGGCCACGGCTTCTACACGCGCCAGAGCCTGCACGCGTGGCACCGAGACACGGACGCCGAGCCCCTGGAGCTGGCCGGGGAGCCGCACCTGCTGCTGGCCTCGGCGTCGCAGAGGCCGGTGCTCTACCGCTGGCAGCACGGCCGCTTCTCACGGCGCACCGACGTGCCCGAGGCCGAGGACGTCTATGCCACCCGCCACTTCCAGGTGGGCGGAGACGTGCTGGTGTGCCTCACCCGCTACCTGGGCGACTCCATG GTGATGCGCTGGGATGGGTCTATGTTCCGTCTGCTTCAGGCGCTGCCATCCCGTGGCTCCCTCATCTTCCAGCCATTGATCATTGCTGGGGACCAGCTAGCCCTGCTAGGTAGCGACTTCACCTATAGCCTGGTATTCCAGTATGAGAGAGAGGCGGGGCTTCTGAAGCTGCTGCAGGAGCTGGGGCCCCCGGTGCCCTCTGCTCCCCGGGCCTTCTCCTTGGTTTCTGTGGCTGGCCGAAGGTTCCTCTTCACCGCCAACTTCAAGGGCCCCACCCAGGTCTACCAGCATCTCATCCACGACCTCAGTGCCTGA